A portion of the Algisphaera agarilytica genome contains these proteins:
- a CDS encoding DUF6161 domain-containing protein, with product MPKDESEHTQDKYIIKVPGEGENREYVVDGIDELKEFLVAQKEFVRLITESNPQDGRDRGYVSHPLVNQVVRRMQWIQRFDRDEFEQMQDKGDGDALSTYVKRTLIELNSWLSETKMPTRDSLLGETLIDIHDRAGLPGTINALAYLLNESTTPMVAHGRPLAASEMTQWAADGVASIKLAQMGLSESLTLERMLHQKLDDFAKRSDEALGSIEQSKDTFNDFYATSVEQMKDFGRNVGTALNNFNSVFEDEKKARADEFQAASSNWQVVLEDMQKTQQTAINDLDAFMRLSPATRFWNRRDKEARKIAKKMWRVFFGWLGGGGFIVLSVVILLMIEHTIADWGLHMLSGRTHTEVPESSYTTAQLIQRLGVVGVFVTVYVFGLRVFSKLAMSAEHAAVDARERVSLIRTYQALVHKNTGFSEASFDAVVKRLTRPVPTGLVKADPISPISFSGFGGKP from the coding sequence ATGCCTAAAGACGAATCCGAACACACCCAAGACAAGTACATCATCAAGGTCCCAGGGGAGGGTGAGAATAGAGAGTACGTTGTCGATGGAATCGATGAGCTTAAAGAGTTCCTGGTAGCACAGAAGGAATTCGTTCGCCTCATTACTGAGAGTAATCCTCAAGACGGCCGAGATCGGGGCTATGTCAGCCACCCCCTGGTAAACCAGGTCGTCCGGAGGATGCAGTGGATACAACGGTTCGATCGCGACGAGTTCGAGCAAATGCAGGACAAAGGCGACGGAGACGCCCTGAGCACATACGTCAAGCGTACTCTTATCGAACTTAACTCCTGGCTTAGTGAAACCAAGATGCCAACTAGGGACTCGCTGCTGGGTGAGACCCTCATCGATATACATGATCGGGCAGGCTTGCCGGGAACGATCAACGCGCTGGCTTATCTTTTGAACGAATCGACTACGCCAATGGTTGCCCACGGAAGACCGTTGGCCGCCTCTGAGATGACTCAGTGGGCTGCTGATGGCGTCGCTTCCATCAAACTTGCACAAATGGGGCTGTCTGAGTCGCTGACTTTGGAGCGTATGCTCCATCAAAAGCTTGATGATTTTGCGAAGAGAAGCGATGAAGCACTTGGCTCCATTGAGCAGAGCAAAGACACATTTAACGATTTCTATGCCACCTCGGTGGAGCAGATGAAAGACTTCGGCCGAAACGTTGGCACGGCTTTGAATAATTTCAACAGCGTTTTCGAGGACGAAAAGAAGGCCAGGGCCGATGAATTTCAGGCAGCGTCTTCCAATTGGCAAGTGGTTCTCGAAGATATGCAAAAGACACAACAAACTGCCATTAATGACCTCGATGCCTTCATGAGGCTGAGCCCGGCTACACGGTTTTGGAATCGCCGAGACAAAGAGGCCAGGAAGATTGCGAAGAAGATGTGGAGGGTCTTCTTCGGGTGGCTGGGTGGTGGTGGCTTCATCGTCCTGAGCGTGGTCATCCTCCTGATGATCGAACACACCATTGCCGACTGGGGTCTCCACATGCTCTCGGGCAGGACCCATACCGAAGTTCCCGAGAGTAGCTACACCACGGCTCAGCTGATCCAACGCCTCGGCGTGGTCGGTGTTTTTGTGACCGTGTATGTGTTTGGGCTCAGAGTCTTCTCTAAGTTGGCGATGAGCGCTGAGCACGCAGCGGTTGATGCCCGGGAGCGGGTGTCGCTGATCCGCACCTATCAGGCGCTCGTTCACAAAAACACCGGGTTCAGCGAGGCCTCGTTCGATGCGGTCGTTAAGCGTCTCACGCGGCCCGTGCCAACAGGCTTGGTGAAGGCCGATCCGATTTCGCCGATCAGCTTCTCGGGCTTCGGCGGCAAGCCGTAG
- a CDS encoding DNA-methyltransferase: MPRWRSHFEDLVAGRRRHLLINGSCLEALQAMPPEVIDCCAVDPPYGMDYRGFENQRSAIANDKHPYIWFLGETFRVLKPSAALACFHVERLQDRWKMAIETAGFRCHNQFIWDKGHGGMGDTARALAPCDERAWIASKGRWRLPNGRPDNILRCANIPPGKRHHSTEKPVEVMAYLIKALCRSGGIVIDPTMGSGSTGVAALRHGYRFIGIELDPGNFAVAKKRIDDELRAKARRPKPKLARMSHAYPVHAGVVVDEKKPSRPGANRANIPSAPDLLQLRASVHGPDSSRSPLGQARRSTSRWRVHSRLPSHPPSADGEHGSGDRERSCDHFDHRTVPFGCDREGFLDSTRQLAAGMRKTSAISTEVIQ; this comes from the coding sequence ATGCCGAGATGGCGCTCCCATTTTGAAGACCTAGTCGCGGGCCGACGACGTCACCTGTTGATCAACGGCTCCTGCCTCGAAGCGTTGCAGGCCATGCCCCCGGAAGTGATCGACTGCTGCGCGGTCGATCCGCCTTACGGCATGGACTACCGCGGCTTTGAGAATCAGCGGTCGGCGATCGCCAACGATAAGCACCCTTACATCTGGTTCCTGGGCGAGACGTTCCGCGTACTCAAACCCTCGGCGGCGCTGGCGTGCTTCCACGTCGAACGCCTGCAGGACCGGTGGAAGATGGCGATCGAGACCGCGGGCTTCCGCTGCCACAACCAGTTCATCTGGGACAAAGGCCACGGCGGCATGGGCGACACCGCCCGCGCGTTGGCTCCGTGTGACGAACGGGCGTGGATCGCCAGCAAGGGGCGGTGGCGCCTACCCAACGGACGGCCCGACAACATCCTGCGCTGCGCCAACATCCCGCCCGGCAAGCGTCACCACTCGACTGAGAAACCCGTCGAAGTGATGGCGTACCTCATCAAGGCGTTGTGCCGTTCCGGGGGCATCGTGATCGACCCGACCATGGGCAGCGGCAGCACCGGCGTGGCGGCGTTGCGTCACGGCTATCGCTTCATCGGGATCGAGCTGGACCCGGGGAACTTCGCCGTCGCCAAGAAACGAATCGACGATGAGCTGCGGGCGAAGGCTCGCCGGCCCAAGCCCAAGCTGGCGAGGATGTCGCACGCCTACCCCGTGCACGCCGGGGTTGTAGTTGATGAAAAAAAACCTTCGCGGCCGGGTGCGAACAGAGCAAACATTCCCTCCGCACCTGACTTGCTTCAGTTGCGGGCAAGTGTCCACGGGCCTGATTCATCTCGATCACCCTTGGGTCAGGCCCGTAGGTCAACAAGCCGCTGGCGAGTTCATTCACGGCTTCCGAGTCACCCACCATCGGCCGATGGCGAGCATGGAAGCGGTGATCGAGAGCGTAGCTGCGATCACTTCGACCATAGGACTGTTCCTTTTGGTTGTGACCGCGAAGGTTTTCTAGATTCTACCCGTCAGCTTGCCGCGGGCATGAGAAAAACCTCCGCGATATCCACGGAGGTGATTCAATGA
- a CDS encoding DNA-binding domain-containing protein, which produces MSLLQPLSSKPDHAMPDWPYLIEVADAAPLLGMNPGALRRKCASELMGKALAFQAPPPGGGNVRWWIDRRYDPALVEAPVGEQMPDGVAQLTAKQRRDMGIRLICIEALNRERSTRSVPQKDWIGPLCAQLSQQHGLKVSPRSLLRWEKQKKDKGMGALVDTRGGDNRSGGDPACWDYFKQLYLDENKRHAATCWRMVRDHARAEQLQWPSLAVVRRRMWEHFDRETALKNREPRKWRNSASPYIEQHPERFSANECWVSDHSQLDMWCWFGNELVRPWITTWQDWRTRKIMGYAVSTGPDGSTILAALRRAIIDNPDAGLPRVAWIDNGKDYAGYIFHGQTKQERQKTVVPKGYIDETSFQGIYAMLGIEVHFSLPYNPTGKPRQESFYRPLHERFCKSWASYSGNTPENRPERLAKILKTPGMVPAYDEVVEAMALQIEGYNRSNEHTIEDLRDEERRLLSPAQALANWTTHFRGLADPSVLDLLLQRWHRPVTVGRGGVSIRVRGMTIRYGMNDHRLRKFKAGGEKVLVTYDPADVRSVNVYTQQMKLVGTIASNRLGGVPGPVAESNVKELMREKREYEKAMKVVNKRGPARRVATPEQTLALEAYRKPQAQPDLLKGIQTPLDTPPKDPFKPDFKQAAGAEVAAPDPADASGVVSGGNVVSHLQQTRAKSAAKGTAGRITSGGRVAMPNLKRPKRGAEE; this is translated from the coding sequence ATGTCCCTTCTTCAACCCCTCAGCTCGAAGCCCGACCACGCGATGCCGGACTGGCCGTACCTCATCGAGGTGGCCGACGCCGCGCCGCTGCTGGGTATGAACCCCGGCGCGTTGCGACGCAAGTGTGCCAGCGAGCTGATGGGCAAGGCCCTGGCGTTCCAGGCCCCGCCCCCGGGCGGCGGCAACGTGCGGTGGTGGATCGATCGCCGCTACGACCCGGCGCTGGTCGAAGCCCCGGTGGGGGAGCAGATGCCCGACGGTGTCGCCCAGCTCACCGCCAAGCAGCGCCGTGACATGGGCATCCGGTTGATCTGCATCGAGGCGCTCAACCGCGAGCGGTCCACGCGAAGCGTCCCGCAGAAGGATTGGATCGGCCCGCTGTGCGCTCAGCTGAGCCAGCAGCACGGCCTGAAGGTTTCGCCGCGATCGCTGCTGCGGTGGGAGAAGCAGAAGAAGGACAAGGGCATGGGGGCGCTGGTCGACACCCGCGGCGGCGACAACCGCAGCGGCGGCGACCCGGCGTGCTGGGACTACTTCAAGCAGCTCTACCTCGACGAGAACAAACGCCACGCCGCGACCTGCTGGCGCATGGTCCGCGACCACGCCCGCGCCGAGCAGCTCCAGTGGCCCAGCCTCGCGGTGGTGCGGCGGCGGATGTGGGAACACTTCGACCGGGAGACGGCGCTCAAGAACCGCGAGCCCCGGAAGTGGCGCAACTCGGCCTCCCCGTACATCGAGCAGCACCCCGAACGTTTCTCGGCCAACGAGTGCTGGGTGTCCGACCACAGCCAACTCGATATGTGGTGCTGGTTCGGCAACGAGCTGGTCCGGCCGTGGATCACCACCTGGCAGGACTGGCGTACCCGCAAGATCATGGGTTATGCCGTCTCGACCGGGCCCGACGGCAGCACGATCCTGGCGGCGCTGCGGCGAGCGATCATCGACAACCCCGACGCGGGGCTGCCTCGCGTCGCGTGGATCGACAACGGCAAAGACTACGCGGGGTACATCTTCCACGGCCAGACCAAGCAGGAGCGGCAGAAGACCGTCGTCCCCAAGGGCTATATCGATGAGACCAGCTTCCAGGGCATCTACGCGATGCTGGGGATCGAGGTCCACTTCAGCCTGCCCTACAACCCGACCGGCAAGCCACGCCAGGAGAGCTTCTACCGCCCGCTGCACGAACGCTTCTGTAAGAGCTGGGCGAGCTACAGCGGCAACACGCCCGAGAACCGGCCCGAGCGATTGGCGAAGATCCTCAAGACCCCCGGCATGGTTCCGGCCTACGACGAGGTCGTCGAGGCGATGGCGCTGCAGATCGAAGGCTACAACCGCTCGAACGAGCACACCATCGAAGACCTGCGCGACGAAGAACGCCGCCTGTTGTCACCGGCTCAGGCGCTGGCGAACTGGACAACGCACTTCCGGGGCCTGGCCGACCCGTCGGTGCTGGACCTCTTGCTTCAGCGTTGGCACCGCCCGGTCACGGTCGGGCGCGGCGGCGTGTCGATCCGCGTCCGCGGCATGACCATACGCTACGGCATGAACGACCACCGCCTCCGCAAGTTCAAGGCGGGCGGCGAGAAGGTCCTGGTGACCTACGACCCGGCCGACGTCCGCTCGGTCAACGTCTACACGCAGCAGATGAAGCTGGTCGGCACCATCGCCAGCAACCGCCTGGGCGGTGTGCCCGGCCCGGTGGCCGAGAGCAACGTCAAGGAGCTGATGCGTGAGAAGCGCGAGTACGAAAAGGCGATGAAGGTGGTCAACAAGCGTGGCCCGGCGCGGCGGGTCGCCACGCCCGAGCAGACGCTGGCGCTCGAAGCCTACCGCAAGCCCCAGGCCCAGCCCGACCTTTTGAAGGGCATTCAAACGCCCCTCGACACGCCCCCGAAAGACCCGTTCAAGCCCGACTTCAAGCAAGCCGCAGGCGCTGAGGTCGCCGCCCCCGATCCCGCCGATGCTTCCGGGGTGGTTTCCGGGGGCAATGTGGTCTCGCACCTGCAACAGACGCGGGCCAAGTCCGCCGCCAAAGGCACTGCTGGGCGGATCACTTCCGGGGGCCGGGTGGCCATGCCCAACCTCAAACGACCGAAACGAGGGGCCGAGGAATGA
- a CDS encoding AAA family ATPase: protein MNPRDPYARLRDQVKERLVENDRIIVEARMLPKNRKLTRYETESVRSRLRKMMEDTEGTDDPVTLTALADQIDYKPSTLSQWLADKYKGKVDKVTHSVNLWLEREARRRVSKSTREYVPTWVCELMMQAARAAHRLERMAAIVAPSGAGKDMVIDYLAEELNGYVVNCNSKMTGTALVRTIFTKVGMPQKRRGSAEMIDRLCEELRNKNCTLILNEAQNLPPEAAGIVRAIHDETKVPVLMFGSAKIFEFIDDRASGGGQFHRRCKKLNIVDRMAREAHPDDPNRIGRPLYSVEEIREFVRMKQIKLADDDVLAMVWSVANLLDWGALGFANAVLEGIVDAWGRDEVVSCDHFVAQVLDEAADEADDILAQAEAIERPQSLRQMTA from the coding sequence ATGAACCCGCGCGACCCCTACGCGCGACTGCGTGACCAGGTGAAGGAACGCCTGGTCGAGAACGACCGAATCATCGTGGAGGCACGGATGCTGCCCAAGAACCGCAAACTGACCCGTTACGAAACCGAATCCGTCCGCTCGCGCCTCCGCAAGATGATGGAGGACACCGAGGGCACCGACGACCCCGTGACGCTGACGGCCCTGGCCGATCAGATCGACTACAAGCCCTCGACGCTGAGCCAGTGGCTGGCCGACAAGTACAAGGGCAAGGTCGACAAGGTCACCCACTCGGTGAACCTCTGGCTCGAACGCGAGGCCCGACGCCGGGTCAGCAAGAGCACTCGCGAGTACGTCCCCACCTGGGTCTGCGAGCTGATGATGCAGGCCGCCCGCGCCGCCCACCGCCTCGAACGGATGGCCGCGATCGTCGCCCCCTCGGGCGCGGGCAAGGACATGGTGATCGACTACCTGGCCGAGGAACTCAACGGCTACGTGGTGAACTGCAACTCGAAGATGACCGGCACCGCGCTGGTCCGCACCATCTTCACCAAGGTAGGGATGCCCCAGAAACGGCGGGGCAGCGCCGAGATGATCGACCGGCTCTGCGAGGAGCTGCGGAACAAGAACTGCACGCTGATCCTCAACGAGGCCCAGAACCTTCCGCCGGAAGCGGCGGGCATCGTGCGGGCGATCCACGACGAGACCAAGGTCCCGGTGCTGATGTTCGGCTCGGCCAAGATCTTCGAGTTCATCGACGACCGCGCGTCGGGCGGTGGCCAGTTCCACCGACGCTGCAAGAAGCTCAACATCGTCGACCGCATGGCGCGGGAAGCGCACCCCGACGACCCGAATCGGATTGGCCGCCCGCTCTACTCAGTCGAAGAGATCCGCGAGTTCGTGCGGATGAAGCAGATCAAGCTGGCCGACGACGACGTGCTGGCGATGGTCTGGTCGGTGGCCAACCTCCTGGACTGGGGTGCCTTGGGCTTCGCCAACGCGGTACTCGAAGGCATCGTCGACGCCTGGGGCCGCGACGAGGTCGTGAGCTGCGACCACTTCGTCGCCCAGGTCCTGGACGAAGCCGCCGACGAGGCCGACGACATCCTCGCCCAGGCCGAAGCGATCGAACGCCCGCAGTCCCTCCGCCAGATGACCGCCTGA